The genomic segment CGACGACCTGCGGGTGGGCCGCGATCAGATCGGCCAGCGGTTCGGCGGGGGCCAACCGGATCGAATCCACCACCGGGTGGGAGAGCCGGACGGGCGGGTGGTGACAGGCCACGAAGACCGGCGCCTCCGGCGGCGTGGTGGCGAGCTGGTCGCCGAGCCAGTCCAGGGTCTCAGCGTCGAGCCGGCCGTCGTTGCGGCCGGGGATGCTGGAGTCGCAGAGCAGGAAGACCGCGCCGGCCACGTCGTACCGGGCGTTGATCGGCCTGTCACCGCCGTCCGGGTCGGTCAGCAGACCTCTGCGGTACGCGTCCCGCACGTCGTGGTTGCCGGGGCAGACCAGCACCGGGTACGGCGACGCGAACAGCTTGGCGGCAAGTTGGTACTCGGCCAGCTCGCCATGGTCGGCGATGTCCCCGGTCACCAGGATGACGTCGGGCGGCTGGGGGAGCGCGTGCAGGTGGTCCCAGATCCGGGCGGTGCGCTCGGCCGATCTGGGGTCGTCGTCGAGGTGGGTGTCGCTGATGTGGGCTATCAGGAGCATCGCCTCTCCTAATGGCTTAAGGAATCTAAACCGTTAGATCGGCTAGGCTAGCATTCACCCTGGGAATCAGTCGACAGGCCGTTGGAGCGCCGATGTCATCGCAGCTCACGCTCGCCCTTGCCGGCACCATCCGGCACGACGGAGCCGGTGGCGTCGCCGACGATTTCGCCGATCCCGCCGGGCTGACCGACTGGCTGGAGCGTCATCGCGGCCTGCTGCGGCCGTACACCGGGGAACTTGATCTGACGGGCGACCGGCCCGACGAGTCGGCCTGGCGCGCGGTGGTCGCGCTGCGCCGCGTGGTCCGCACCCTGCTGGCCCGGGCGGTCCGGCCGGCTCCGCCGAGCCGCGCCGACGCGGCCGACCTGCTCACCGCCGAGGTCGCCCTGGCGCGGCTCAACCAGGCCGCCGGTCGGCTGCCGGTGCGACCGGTGCTGAGCTGGCCGGCCGACGCGCCGCCGGCGGTCGGGCAGGTGACCGGGCCGGCCGAGCTGGGGGTACGGCTGACCGCCGCGCTGGCCCGCGCCACCATCGAATTCCTGGGCGGCCCGGAACGGGAGCTGCTGTTGGCCTGCATGGCCCCGCGCTGCGTGCGCTACTTCCTGCGGGACCACCCGCGTCAGCAGTGGTGCAAACCGTCCTGCGGCAACCGGGCCCGGGTGGCTCGGCACTACCACCGGCGGCAGTCCGAGCCGGCGGTCGGCTGATGACGGAGCAGGTGCCGCGCTCGGCCGACGAGCTGCTCGACATCGTGGACGAACGGGACCGGGTGGTCGGTCAGGCGCGCCGCGCCGAGGCGTACGCCCGCAGGTTGCGACACCGCTGCGTGTTCGTGCTGGTCCGCGACGCGCAGGGGCGGATCTTCGTACACCGGCGGGCGGACCGGAAGCTGGTCTTCCCGGCGCTGTACGACATGTTCGTCGGCGGCGTGGTCGGCGCCGGTGAGTCCTACCACGACGCGGCGCTGCGGGAGGCCGAGGAGGAGTTGGGCGTCACCGGGCTACCGGCGCCGACGCCGCTGTTCACCTACCTCTACGAGTCCGCCGAGCACACCTGGTGGTGCGCCCTCTACGAGGTGGTCTGGGACGCGCCGGTCAACCCGCAGACCGAGGAGATCTCCTGGTACGCCTTCCTGACCGAGGCCGAGTTGGACCACCGCCTCACCGAGTGGCCCTGGGTCCCCGACGGCGCGGACGCCTACCGCCGACTCAGGTCCCACCCCACCGGCCAGGGCGCATGACGGCACTGGCGTCGGACCGCCCGGTCCAACCCAGCCGGGCGCGGAGAGGCCGCTCAACCGTTGCCCAGCCTGCGATCGGCGATGACCCGCGCCTCCTGCAGGATCTGATCAAGCTCCTCGTCGGACAGGTTCTCCTGATACAAGATCGTGTACGCGATCAAGGTCTGGATCTTGCCCATCTCCTCAGGAGGGACCTGCAGCTTGACGGGTGGGTCAAGGACGGCTGCGAATGACCTGCGGTTCGTCATAGACGCCAGCGAACCGCCTGTCGACAGCGAGGAAAAAGAGTGCGCTGAGGTACGGGGGCC from the Solwaraspora sp. WMMD1047 genome contains:
- a CDS encoding metallophosphoesterase — encoded protein: MLLIAHISDTHLDDDPRSAERTARIWDHLHALPQPPDVILVTGDIADHGELAEYQLAAKLFASPYPVLVCPGNHDVRDAYRRGLLTDPDGGDRPINARYDVAGAVFLLCDSSIPGRNDGRLDAETLDWLGDQLATTPPEAPVFVACHHPPVRLSHPVVDSIRLAPAEPLADLIAAHPQVVAVLTGHAHTAAATTFAGRPLLIAPGVVSTMRLPWEGPGPLVDLAAPPGIAFHLLDDERRLTTHYRVVG
- a CDS encoding ABATE domain-containing protein, coding for MSSQLTLALAGTIRHDGAGGVADDFADPAGLTDWLERHRGLLRPYTGELDLTGDRPDESAWRAVVALRRVVRTLLARAVRPAPPSRADAADLLTAEVALARLNQAAGRLPVRPVLSWPADAPPAVGQVTGPAELGVRLTAALARATIEFLGGPERELLLACMAPRCVRYFLRDHPRQQWCKPSCGNRARVARHYHRRQSEPAVG
- a CDS encoding NUDIX domain-containing protein; this encodes MTEQVPRSADELLDIVDERDRVVGQARRAEAYARRLRHRCVFVLVRDAQGRIFVHRRADRKLVFPALYDMFVGGVVGAGESYHDAALREAEEELGVTGLPAPTPLFTYLYESAEHTWWCALYEVVWDAPVNPQTEEISWYAFLTEAELDHRLTEWPWVPDGADAYRRLRSHPTGQGA